TACATCTAACTATACAACTAAAAACGTATCAATGTGCAGTGCTACATTAATACGCCTGTCAGCATGGATAATATACAAACAATTACCAAAcgtgaaatttggtgacatAAATGGTATAAATGGTTGGTCCTGTTACAAGAGGAAACATCATAGCttactttttcaatgtgattATGACCGTTAGAACTGTTTTATGCAGGAATCCTGTTCTTGATATTCCTGAGGTTAGGGTTATATTAGGCTCTAAATATACAGTGCAGGCTAAATTTTCACAAAGAGAGGTTAAACGTCACTATGGCAAAAAAGCGAAGTTATTCAGAATCATTTCTCAAATATGAATTTGTCAGTATCATCTCTGATGGCTCTGAAAAGGCTCAGTGTGTGCTGTGCATGAAAGTTTTTTCAGCTGAACCCATGAAACCATCAAAACTGGGCATTTAGAAACGAAACACACTGACTGCAAAGACAAAGACTTAGCCTATCATTTTTTAGCGAAAGACAAATTGTGTGAAGCGATATAGTATGGATACCTCCGGAGTTTTTAAGCAACGAAGTCGAGCTGCTGTTGAAGCAATGTTTCAAGCATCATTGCGAATTGCTAAAGCTAAGAAACCACATACAATTGCTGAAGAGTTGATGCTGCCATGTGCGAAAGACATTAATCGCATATTAATTGGAAAGGAAGCAGAGAGTAAGTTGAACATACTATCACTCTCGGATAATACAGTGCAACGTAAGATTTCACAAATGTTTGAGGACATCAAGAATCAAGTCATTCATCAAATAATCTCAGCTGGCTCGTTTGTTCTACAGCTGGACGAATCCACCGATGTTTCATCCTGTGCACAACTTATTGCATTCGTAAGTTACATTCACAATGGCGCATAAAAATTAGTTTCTCTACGTTTTAAATTTACGATCGATTTTTCAGACTATGGATAGTTTTTTTAGGGAAATTAATATTACAGTAAATGGGAACTGTTGTTCGGACTTTGTAAAGATGGTGGTCCGGAAATATTAGCCATAGCTCAGGGTTTCATGCACATGTTTAGAAAGTATCTACAGACTGTACGTTCATGCATTGTATGATACAGCGTGAGGCCCTGGCTTCAAAGACATTGGGACCAGAGTTGACGAAGGTGCTTAAACAAGTAATACAACTAATTAACTCAGTGGAATCCAGTGCACTCAAAACTCCCTTGTACCGATGCGTTTGTGAGCAGATAGATCACTATAATCTCCTCCACCACACGGAGGTGTGGTAACGGTGGTAACAAAGGCAACGTGTTTAAGCACTTCTTTGTTTTGTGGTTCGAGttgatatatatatttttacgcagcaaaagaaaaaagagctggtcaaatttttgcaaaaagatgTGGTATCACTGGCCTACCTTGTTGACATTTTTGGCAGACTAAACGAGTTAAACCTTTCCTTGCAAGGACAAGACAAAACAATCATCAATTTTATCGACGCACTGCCAGCATTTCAGGCGAAACTTAAACTCTGGGAAAGAAAGATGACACTGGGCCGAACTGGAATTTCCACTCTGAATGAATTCCTTGAAGACAACGAGGATATGCGTCTTAATGACGATGTCAAATCGAAAATAATCAACAACCTTCAATATCTTCGCTGCGAGTTTGCTAAATATTTCCCCCGACACAACAAGAGATTATTTGGCATTTGTTAGAAATCCGTACCTGGTCTCAGACACAGACCTTGTTAACATGTTCAATGGAGATGATTCTTCCCAAGAGGAGTTTATagccctaaaaagtgactcAACTGCGAAGGATGCCTTCAAAGAGAAGACTTTGCCTGCATATTGGTCAGCCATGTTATCTTCATATCCCAGAGTTGCAAGCACAGCCATTCGACTTTTGATGGATTTTCCGTCTACCTGGCTATATGACACAGGCTTCTCAGCATTGCCGGGAACAAAGAACAAGGCCGGGAATAAACTAATAGTAGAGCTAGATCTAAGATTTGCTCTGGCAACAACAGAGCCACGCATAGACAAGCCTGTTACCAAAATGCAACACCAGCCATCTCACTAATGCTGCTGTccatttatataaatttaatacATGAGCCTTTGttcaacaacaacagcatttagtcatttttattttgctattgtGAATGCACAACAGCATTACATATGTTTAGCTGGAAATTTTGGAAGGAGGTCATTTGATTATATTGGGTTGCAAAATGGGTCGCTGTATGAacaaggttgaaaaccactggtgtgttttgtaatttttttgtcaatattATGTATAGTAATTATTTCTATACCCTTACATAAATGCCATCACTACTTTGGAACTTTCGCATTCGATAAGATGTGTTTGCCTTTATAACTTTTACTAcacatatttttttcaaagaaaatcacatttataaaaatgtatttaaaaaagcaGTGTTGACCGAAGCAACAGGATACCGTAAAGTTTACATAATTCCACTAATTAGTTGATGCATGGCTTAAATAACAAATAAGAGAAAGCGCTGTCATTGTACAGCACTAGAGAGCAAGTAGGCCTGGAAGGATACGATCTACAATCTACTGTAGTGGTTATAGGCTCGCCATACACGTGATAATATCCAAAGAGAAGCGGCCGACGCACATCTCGTTAGTTTCTACCATTGGACGAGTTTAAAACCACTGGtgtgttttgtaatttttttgtcaatattATGTAACTTATAGTAATTATTTCTATACCCTTACATAAATGCCATCGCTACTTTGGAACCTTGGCATTCGATAAGATGTGTTTGCCTTTATAACTTTTACtacatatatttttttcaaagaaaatcacatttataaaaatgtatttaaaaaagcaGTGTTGACCGAAGCAACAGGATACCGTAAAGTTTACATAATTCCACTAATTAGTTGATGCATGGCTTAAATAACAAATAAGAGAAAGCGCTGTCATTGTACAGCACTAGAGAGCATGTATGCATGGAAGGATACGATCTACATTCTACTGTAGTGGTTAGGCTCGCCATACACTTGATAATATCCAAAGAGCAGAAGCGGCCGACGCACATCTCGTTAGTTTCTATCATTGGACGAGTACATACACTAATAAGCTGCATATACGCTGACGACAGAGACGACGACGACGTAGACGCTGTATGCATTAGTGttttgtttcataaaaaaataagtgaaccgcaaaattgtttcagagctttaaaatatgtttgtcggtttccttaaaatattttgctcgAAGAAGAAGAGTTTAATTGAACTCAAGGAGCAACCGTATACTTCGCAGGTATGTTcagaataaaatattaaatgaaatatttcgcGATGTGAATATATATTTTGGGTATTGACATCGGAAATATAAACGCAACACAAAGTGTTTATATTTTCGATGTCTATGTTTTATGAtgttacaaaatattatttgtaaACGGTTCTTAGTGCCATCAGAATATTTTTACCTACCAAATTTCTTGCAAAActtatgcaaatattttaatgaaaattttgttggatGTAAGAAATATGTTAGGATatggaaaacatttaaaaaaaaaacaaaaatttcttttgagtGATGAaaccattttgttgttttgtaaataaaaatagatgaactggaaaattattttgaaggtttaaaacatgtttgtgGGTTTCCTTTGCAGCATAGTGAGTTTGAGGAGATACCGTAAAATGCAATACTGTAAGACGTCTTTTGTATCGAGCtttgagaaaaaaatttaacttcagTACTGTCTTTGtctaaaaagtataaaaggaaatgcgttgtcggcaggattcgaacctgcgcgggcagagcccaacagatttctagtctgtcgccttaaccactcggccacgacaactgacgatcAGTGAATTGGAAGAATTGCAACAAGTCGAATTTCCACTCTGAATGAATTCCTTGAAGACAACGAGGATATGCGTCTTAATGACGATGTCAAATCGAAGATAATCAACAACCTTCAATATCTTCGCTGCGAGTTTGCTAAATATTTCCCCCGACACAACAAGAGATTATTTGGCATTTGTTAGAAATCCGTACCTGGTCTCAGACACAGACCTTGTTAACATGTTCAATGGAGATGATTCAATGGAATAAACTAATAGTAGAGCCAGATCTAAGATTTGCTCTGGCAACAACAGAGCCACGCATAGACAAGCCTATTACCAAAATGCAACACCAGCCATCTCACTAATGCTGCTGTCAATGTGTATAAATTTAATACATGAGTTTTGttcaacaacaacagcatttagtcatttttattttgctattgtGAATGCACAACATCATTACATATGTTTAGTTGGAAAGTTTGGAAGGAGGTCATTTGATTATATTGGGTTGCAAAATGGGTCGCTCTAGGAACAAGGTTTAAAACCACTGGtgtgttttgtaatttttttgtcaatattATGTAACTTATAGTAATTATTTCTATACCCTTACATAAATGCCATCGCTACTTTGGAACCTTGGCATTCGATAAGATGTGTTTGCCTTTATAACTTTTACtacatatatttttttcaaagaaaatcacatttataaaaatgtatttaaaaaagcaGTGTTGACCGAAGCAACAGGATACCGTAAAGTTTACATAATTCCACTAATTAGTTGATGCATGGCTTAAATAACAAATAAGAGAAAGCGCTGTCATTGTACAGCACTAGAGAGCATGTATGCATGGAAGGATACGATCTACATTCTACTGTAGTGGTTAGGCTCGTCATACACTTGATAATATCCAAAGAGCAGAAGCGGCCGACGCACATCTCGTTAGTTTCTATCATTGGACGAGTACATACACTAATAAGCTGCATATACGCTGACGACAGAGACGACGACGACGTAGACGCTGTATGCATTAGTGttttgtttcataaaaaaataagtgaaccgcaaaattgtttcagagctttaaaatatgtttgtcggtttccttaaaatattttgctcaaAGAAGAAGAGTTTACTTGAACTCAAGGAGCAACCGTATACTTCGCAGGTATGTTcagaataaaatattaaatgaaatatttcgcGATGTGAATATATATTTTGGGTATTGACATCGGAAATATAAACGCAACACAAAGTGTTTATATTTTCGATGTCTATGTTTTATGAtgttacaaaatattatttgtaGCGTTTCTTAGTGCCATTAAAATATATTCAACTaccaaattttttgcaaatattttaatgaaaattatgTTGGATGTAAGAAATGTGTTATGATttggaaaacatttaaaaaaaaacaaaaatttcttttgagtGATGAaaccattttgttgttttgtaaataaaactaGATGAACCGCAAAATTATTTTGGAggtttaaaatatgtttgtcgGTTTCCTTAAAAGACTTAATGAGTTTGTGGAGATACCGTAAAATACAATACTGTAAGACGTCTTTTGTATCGAGCATCTAGAAAACAGTTTAACTTCAATACCGTCAGTgtttaaaaagtataaaaggaaatgcgttgtcggcaggattcgaacctgcgcgggcagagcccaataGATTTCTAGTctatcgccttaaccactcggccacgacaactggcGATGAACGTATTGGAAGAATTCTCTTTGTTGCGAAAACCTTTACACCACTGAACGTTACCGATGTCAACATCAGTACATACACGGAATATCAGAGACGAAAAGtgaatttaaagaaatttataccattgaacaattttttttttggttacAGAAACGTAAGAAAGTGACCTTGCTGACAGAGCCTTGCGTAAATTATGATTGCATATTCCCAGTTGCACACTTGCACTACCGTTGTAATACCCTTGAGCAAGGTATGATATCAATGATGCTTGCTTCAGTTTAGGGgacctggtgaacagttcaAAATTCGAGCAAAACTGTACAACGAAATATGTATATCCAGTGAAACTGACAAAAAGACAAGCGGCTCTAGGAAGTATGTCGATGATTCCGGGGCTGGGTTTGAGGAATCATTAACGAGTTGAGAAGTTGAAAATACCATACCACACTGTGTGAAAATGACCATAGCAAAATTACATTGCCTTAGTTTCGTTCATGTCATGTTGCAAGTATTCAGCTCTTGGAGAGTTTTTTTACGAAGGTCAACCTCAGTGACCTTTATGGCTTTCTTACAGGCCTACGTCATCGCGTTTCTAGTCACTACGATCGTTGTTAACTAATGACTAGGTGATTAACTAGTTATGCATTCCAACATGCCGTGTTACaggtaatataaaattgttcaGCAACGGGTCTGTACAAACAACCGGTCAGTTTTTCAAACGTATGCGTCACACTGATTGTTGTATCCATTCTTTATTAATCCTCTCTTGGTTGCCAAGGATTACCGAGCTGCATTACTGGCAAAAGGATACGACAAAAACAGCGATTACAGAGTGAATTTTAGCCTTGAGGTGGCCCTGTGTAGATTTAGAGGTCGTTGCTGTGAGTGAGTGCGTTTCCCGTTAATGCCCTGAGGTCAGATTTTCTCGGAAACGGTTCGATAGCGATGTTACCAAGTACCTTTGATGTCCTTATTATGAACGATGGGTTGCAAGCTATCGATTCTCGATAGAACTTCAACATTTGATTGGAAAAAAAGGCGAAGTACAGCGGCCTTATGCTTAAAATTCGATTGctttaaaatgattattaaGTAATAATACGCACAGCTGTTACGCCAGATTATAGTAGTGATGTCTGGCTATGTTCTTTAGCTTTCATATGACTTGCTATGAATGACTTTCATGCTGTAACTGTAAGAAACCAAGGTGACTCGGTTATGAGGCGTACCACATATCATAGCAATCGTTATGTTTGCGTTGTTCCAAAACGACTATCTACTTGCAAATATTTACACAAGGAAACTTAACTTTGCGCCATGTAAGCCAACGTGCCCTAACGCTTGAACGGTGAATAGCTTTTAGTAAACGAACCAAGTATGCTGCACACCCCGTGTTTAAAATCCAATGTATTATGTAGTCGGCTTAGGTTTACGCAGTCGGTATTTGAAAACTCACAATCAACATGCACAACAATTACATCAAAACTAAGATGTTTGTACAAATTACCTATAAATTTTAAAGGTAGGGTAATTACACGGCAATATGATAGTACTTTGAACAAAAAGTTAAGTGTGAGGTTGTACAAATGTACTATGTAGGCAAAAAAGTTGTCATTTAGCGTCATGGATAGATGGCGTCAATTGTATGTAGCAGCCGGAaatatcattttaaaattcaCTGAAAACAGCACCAAAAAAGAGTTTTTTGCAACCGAGTGGGACATGTAAGAAACTTACACAAAGAAATTGTAAAtgacaaacaacatttttagcaacaacaacaacatagTTCACTTTACCAAACGCTTAAACTCTGTTAGTtacattaaaatttcaatgaaattagCCCAACTGAAACAGCCACAACATAAAGCAATGCACTTTTGCTTGACATCTGCTGTTGTGCAATTTGCTTTCGCAACTTAACTTAATGATTCTAATAGCACTGTTTAAAAACTGGTAGGGATGATTATAATTATCTAAACAATGTACAACAATGGCATGCTTGGATAAACTGGAAGAAGACTTTTACAAACTGCCTGAGCTCTTGCTACGTTTGTACCAGACCGAACCGAACCCACAGAGAGTGATGGAAACAGTAATTACACTGAATGAAATTAGAGATCCGATAAGTCCACGAAGACGAATGTCTGCAACACAGAATATTGCACAAAATGAACATAAATTAATACAAAACTTGGAATATCATCCCATGCAGGGTTTTAATTTAGCAGCTGTTAGTGACAAAGTGGACAACTCAATTTATTTGGTAGCAATTCCTAATAAATTTACCTTCACAATTTGGTGAAATTTTAGATATGTCTCCACAGTTTGCACAATATCCCGGGGCTACACACTCGCCACTACCACAGCCACCCTTGCAGACCGCTAAATATAATTTGAGTTTTAAAATTTCGATTCAGTATATAtctaaaacaaatctttttcatgCAAACATAATTGACCTGAAACGAAGGTCATAGCATTGGAGAAAATAGCATATTATGTAAAAGCTCGTGGAAAACGAAAATGCTTTATCATGAAATAAACTTAGTTGAGTTGAAACAGAGAAAACCGATGCACACTACAACCTGATCAGTTATCAAACTTTAGTGCAGTTAATACTAAGTAACCAGaacatataaaaaatactACAAAAGACGAATCAAATATCACACCAAAACTTACGAGAAGCACAATCATCTCCTGAATATTCACCAAGACAACCAGGCACTGTGCATACGCCAGTGTTGTAATTACATACAGGTCCAGATTCTAAATAAATATAGATAGATTAACAGATTGTGGGTCAGCAACTACCGggaaagaattttttataattgtcTAAACACAATTGTTTGTACCTGGAGTTTCACACTGGCcacaaacattttgacaatCTGGACCCCAACGACCTTTTGGGCAGGTACTATTGTCCTGGGCCATTGCAGCAACTGGAGACCgacatacaaaaaaattagtgtaaagaatttttttcaaacaaacaccATCGTGATAGTTAAGACAGTTTTAACATGAACAAGGTATCCCTTACCAATAATTGCCAGAATtgcaaatgaaattaaaacctTCATTGTAATATTATCAATATCTCAATTAGTGCAATCCTTTGGAGGCTGCTTTTTTACAGAACCTGTTAGGTTGACTTTAAGATCCTAAACATcaagaagcaaaaaattaaaatatattctattattgttttatatcTCCGACAGCCATAGTCgaaaatagtgcaaattaactgaaaatatttggggggggggggcaaAACGTTAATAGTATCAAGTTAGTGACTAGGTTTAAAGTAAAttcttttataaatataagTGAATGGCAAGCATTCCAAGGCGTTAAACTGTCAATTTTCACAACACAACACAAGTTtaaattaagcaaaacaagttggtTTAGGCCTAAACTGTATTCATTTTGTCATATAAGCCTGGAACATTCTTGCACTGTCTGCCTTATGATGTTTTAAACGATCAGTTATGACTTCATAACAGGCATTGTTCGTCTCCATTGGCTTTGCTAATACAGTAGTTTTGAAACCGTTCATTAAACAGTTTGGGTGTTGCACTTAGTCACAtccattaaatttttgaaacgtTAAAGTCGCATTTATCTGATATCTTAACCTCCAACATTCATCTGTAAATGAAAACTCtggacaaaatcaaaaatgctATGATGTATATCACATGGAATTATAAGGTTAACAGAATACCCCGCCATTAAATTTTAGTATTACATCAGGTAATTGATCATTATATGCGTTACTGTTCAATTTTCTAAAGCTGAGTGCCTGAGTTAGGCAATCTAAATTAATCTTGTTTTACAAGTCtactaaattttaaatgatCATAAAGACTTGTCGACCAAATTCCAAGGGGACGGCGCCCAACCCCCCTGAAGTAAGCAGCTCTGCCGACAGCAATGAGCAATCTATTTTGCATGAAAAGTGATTTGCTGACATGCATTTaaatatttgatatttttccaaaaaatcttgCATCATGGCAGTATCCTAACCTACACACACACACCATACCAAAAAAAGTGCTATGATATACAATGTATCATACATGTACTGCCTGACTCAACCACTTTCCAACCTGGACCATCTTAATCaatttactttcattttttactCAAAGTAGCAATTTTCGTtctaatacaaaaataaataaaccacAAAATGCAAGGTTGGACTGATGCATATCAAacctaaaaatgtaaaaaactaGCATAACAGAGcctgaaaataaatttctttaacgCACTGCTTCATTTAATTCCCTAATTTCAGACAATGCCACAGTGTCTTaacttcaaacaatttttcaattttgattgGTCATTAATATGAACACAGAAGAGCACTTTGGTCCAATACATGTCAGGTAATGGGTTTTTAGGCAGGGAAGCAAAACCTAGAGATGGGTAAGAATTTGGATCCAAAAGTATATTTATCAAGCAAGGTTGGAAAACTTTAACTGGGACAAAGTTATGCCTAAGTACGCTTAAACAAAGTAGTACGTAAACAAAGTAGTATTTTTCTTAAATGCAAGCAAATGCACATGGTGAAAAAATCACCATACCCATTCACCGTTTAtcctttttcaaattttattccgTCCTTCTCACTTTCTCCATCGAGACTTGAACTTTAGCAAAAAATGCTGTGACATATTGATCTGCCACATCATacaattacatttaaaattaacaaaaacaatggaaaatttgTAGCTCTAACTTTTCAATGCTTAGCTTCACATAAAAACTACAtagaaaaacacaaattgtGAACTAAATTCACATTTGTCCTCTGAGTCTGGATTTTGTATCACAGTTAACTATTTCAGACAAAAAATATCCTGTGTTTAAccttattttactttgttcAGTTTGTtctaaatttcaagaaattttgtttcagtttgttggtaaatttacataatattGTGTAAACTTCAATATGTTGTTGGAACATATGCCTATGTTATGTATTGTAATGAGGAGTTTtgcagtacacctgaagaagcaagcttatgtttgcgaaagaaaaacaaagtagaagaaaaatcaaaaataaactttcagaATGGCAGCCTATaccttgttttttattttactataaactTGGGTTAACAAAGTTCAGAAACTATGAACAATGAGGTATTAGTTTGGTTTCCAGTAGGCTTTCATATAGCTTGGTTAAAACCATTGGTAACAAAGGATTAGCCTAAATgcaattaaacaattttgtataAATGTCGTCAAAGAAAATTCAGCCAAGTTCTCGAAGCAATCACAAAATTGTCTTTTCAGAAATATACATTATCTACAAATCCTGAATAGGTCAATTGGCGCTATTGCAGCCGGTAAAATTTTCTCTAAAATTACcgaaaaaatttacacaactaaaaattttttttaaattaacctCACCTAATATTCCTTAAAAACAACTCTAGTAAATTTCAAGGAGTTACTAAGTAAAACGTTTGCTATTACCCTTAGACCGTGGCTATCTCAAACAAACACCAGAACGATAtggaaaacagcaaaaaaaaatgtttcactCTGTAAACTAAAGTGCTGTTTCTCCAACAAATGTTACTCTTCTTTCATTCTTTGTACGCACACGAGTAACTATATTATTCTTCTGtgtatgtacaaaattttagaTGTCTATatgtattttttcaatgttttctttttatttttctgtgtggcatcacaattacaaaacaacctCCAAAATGCGGACAGCAAAACGTGGTCATTCTTGTTCATCAAGTGCGTTGTTTGCATGCGATTATTATTATCTTACTAGTACTACGGATATTATCTTACTACTTCATAAAAATACGTCCACAAAAGCAGGCACATGCGGACGCATTTATGGGGATGTTTGGCCACATTTGAAAGGAGTGTCCGCAATAACCCGGAAAAAGTAGTCTTGgaagaaattgttttgttcCGTTTTTGCGTCAGTTgaaattaatataaaattatagtaaaaaagtaaattaaattcTGCACAACATGCTGAGAATTTTTTTATCTAGTCCCAGGCAAAAGTATTTGACATGAGCTTTAAatcacaaagaaaaaatgtggcCGCAATACCGCCGATAGACTCCTAGTTGCTTACTAATCTTAAAAATGGTTGCACCCTGATAGACATAtctaattttattgtttgacatTATTAGGCTAACAACATTTCTTCAAAGTGCTGTAATGTAGTGCTAACGCCAGTGTGCTAAGTGCGCacttttattgtgtttgaGCATTTTTGCACACCACATTTGTCATATTTGGTTCTTTGGCacacccaagatcttgctgaaaacggccatactctgcagtccggcaTGTTGCCTTGTGTATTTTAAAGACAACTATAAAATACAATTTGGTGTTGTTAACTTAAACTCAAAACaaataatgtttaaatcaTCTTACGAAAAATTAGACTAATAAAATGAACACAAAAAAGTATTCAGCATCGCATACGAAATTGGTCTAAGTCAGGAAGCCTTATCGTCTACCTAGCAAATAAGCTCGCTAGGTTAAGCATGTTGCCTGAACATTTACACATCATCACAAACCTGTTTGCGTACCGGTAACGTCAAGAAATTTCAGAACTTGAAAAGATACTGATATCTTAGCCTACCCGTATAGCCTTACGATTTTGGGTTTTTGGGTACGTATAGGCATACTGGTGTTCGAAGCCTTTCGGTACACTTTCCGACTCTATCGACACTGGCACTGCTGGGCGTGCGCAATGTCGAATTTAGTCATAAAAAGCAATCTTGACGTAGCCTACACCTTGATATTCGTTTCTTACAATGGCAGGTTAATTTAACTAACATGAATTAATGACCAGCAATTCTCCAAAATAGCTTGATGCAAACAGGCTTGTCTTTCACCTAGAAGAGAACCATACCAGTAACTTTCCACCCTGCTTGCTCCCGCTCTCATATCCTTTTTCTAAAAATGTCATGCAATGCGATTGGTGACCTTGTTACCTCGCTTTACTACGGCGGGGAAGCCTTGTACGTACAACTAAGAAAGCAACAGAGCAAATGGTTATGCTCGAGTGTTTTTGAACAAACAAATGGGCAACCATGTTGGAGTTTTTTCACCATTCTGAAAAAAGCACTCTCCTTTTCGTCTTCAGAATGGTACGTAAAAAGCGCTGTGGCTGAAACGATGTGTTGCGTAATCGTACATCGACATCACATAAGGCATATCTCTTGAACATAGGAAAGTTTTGCAAGACGTAACGTTAAcgcggcgatgattcctcactGTTCTAGCCCCGGTTAACAAGCTAGTCTTTATGCAAGTTCTGATGGATAGATTTTTTTcctaatttttcttttttgtattgtattggcGTATTGCAGGTCACTGGTCACTTGAGCGAAATTTGACACTGTTTGTAAGAGcactgaacagaagcaagcGTGGTTCACACTTTGATCAAGAGTAATACAACGATAGAGTCGCTAGAAAGCGAACTCGATTCGCATATTTACGTGATAGGCGGTCTAACCGTTCCGCCATCGAGTCGATTTCTGACGCGGGATTTCGGTTTAGCATACTCATCATATTGACCAACAGTCTGGGCAACTGAGTTAGGGCTTGTTGTGTTAATCATTTCTTTGTCATTATCGACTTGTTGTCTAATAATATTTCCTGACGACAactataaatattttcaactctTGAACTCAACTTACTGTTAACAACACAATCAACAGAAAAAATAGAAACGTGTAGGAATAGAGTACAGACTAATGATAATCATGATTGTATGGCAATTACGGTATGAGTAGAGGCCTTATGGGCATGGCCATTACTGAACTGCTGTTTAAGGTTCCAGCTAGACCCACATAGCTTTTGAGACGTATTTTTGATATTAATTAATAATCCGGTTATTAAGTTCATACGAccctaaaatatttaacatttcAGAACTTTTTATAGCCTATTTTACGATGCTATG
Above is a window of Clavelina lepadiformis chromosome 8, kaClaLepa1.1, whole genome shotgun sequence DNA encoding:
- the LOC143469054 gene encoding uncharacterized protein LOC143469054 gives rise to the protein MKVLISFAILAIIVAAMAQDNSTCPKGRWGPDCQNVCGQCETPESGPVCNYNTGVCTVPGCLGEYSGDDCASPVCKGGCGSGECVAPGYCANCGDISKISPNCEDIRLRGLIGSLISFSVITVSITLCGFGSVWYKRSKSSGSL